A region of the Conyzicola lurida genome:
CGTCCACGTCGACCGACCCGGGATCGATGCCCGGCAGGTCGGCGGCGAGCACGTACTGGTCGCCGTTGCGATACAGATCGACGGGCATCAGCCGCGGTCCACGCCGCAGCTGGAGCAGGTTGTCGGCGACGCGGTCCAGTTCGCTGAAAGGATCAAACGACATGTCCATAATGAGGATTCCCCTTCCGTTGAGGCGAGCCCTGATTGGCTCGACAACAATTTTTTAGCACTCTCAGGCCGAGAGTGCCAAGTGGGATTTCTGGGAGTTCGCCGAGAGCGCACGGCCGCCGTAATCCCCCTTCGCGCTCCGGTGTCGTTGTGCCCTCAACGTCGAGCTGATGCGTTCGGTACCCGGATCGGTGGGAAGGATCGTGGAAGGGAACACCGCGACCGTACCTCAACGTGGCGCGGCAATGGTGTCGTCGCACCGACCGCGGTATGGGCTGGCCTGAGAGAGCGCTCGTGTAGGCGCCGTGGACGAGGCGGCTATCCCAGACACACAAAAACCCGCTAGATCGAGAGGATCTAGCGGGCTTGAAGTGCGGAGACGGAGGGATTTGAACCCTCGGTACCCGTTAGGGTACTCCACCTTAGCAGGGTGGTGCACTAGGCCGAACTATGCGACGTCTCCCTAGTTGTTCGTCAGCAATCATAGCCAATTCCCGCCGGCAGTTTGTGCGCGCCCGCGGAAAGGGCCCTATTGGGCGATCGAACAGGTCGAGTCGGCGGCGGTCTGCCCACGCAGGTCGAGCTCGTCGAGGGGCTCGGCGGTCGCGGCATCCGACGTCTCGGGAACGGCGGTCGGATCGGCGGTCGCGCCTTCGCCGTCGCCCCCGGCCGGCAGCGAGAAGGGCTCGTCGGCGAGGATCTTCGCAAAGAGCTCGCTGGCCTGCGCCTCGACCGGCTGGACCTTGCCCGCGTAGACGCCGGTACCGCCCGTGGTGCTCGGGTACTGCACGAACGAGAAGCGGTCGAGCGGGATGTCCCTGAGCGCGAGCGCGATCGATGCGAGCGTGTCGAGCTGGGCGAAATTGGACGACAGGGTCATCGACGAGGTCGCAGCCCGGGCCAGGTTGTACACCTTCACCGGGTCGCCGAGGGTGTCGCTGCTCTTGATCGTGCGCAGCAGCGACGACAGGAACACCTGCTGCGAGCTGATGCGCGTGAGGTCGCTGCCGTCGCCGACGCCGTGACGCGAGCGCAGGAACGCCAGCGCCTGCTCGCCGGAAAGGGTGTAGGTGCCCGCCTCGGGCAGCACGAGCCCCGAGTACTTGTCGTCGATCGGACCGCTCACGCAGACCGGCACACCGCCGATCGCGTTCGACATGGCGACGACGCCGCTGAATTTGATAAGACCGGCATATTGGATGTCGAGTCCCGTGAGTTCCTCGACGGTGAGCACGGTGCACGGCAGTCCGCCGTACGACAGGCTGACGTTGATCGGCTGTGCGGACATCGCGGAGTAGCTGCCGCTGCCGTCGGCTTCGGGGCAGGACGGGATCCGCACGACCATGTCGCGGGGGATGCTCACCGCGACCGCGTTGGTCTGGTCTTCCGACACGTGCAAGAGCATCGTGACGTCGTTCAGCTCGGCCGAGCCGCGGCCGGCGCAGCCCGACCCGTCTTCGCAGACG
Encoded here:
- a CDS encoding LCP family protein, with product MNELDEGPQSQSPSTIARHGRLKHPRGWSTVVKFIAAAVAVMLVASASIVAIVAAQVSDEIDTVELAGQESGEAPAIGAIEGGFNILIVGSDVCEDGSGCAGRGSAELNDVTMLLHVSEDQTNAVAVSIPRDMVVRIPSCPEADGSGSYSAMSAQPINVSLSYGGLPCTVLTVEELTGLDIQYAGLIKFSGVVAMSNAIGGVPVCVSGPIDDKYSGLVLPEAGTYTLSGEQALAFLRSRHGVGDGSDLTRISSQQVFLSSLLRTIKSSDTLGDPVKVYNLARAATSSMTLSSNFAQLDTLASIALALRDIPLDRFSFVQYPSTTGGTGVYAGKVQPVEAQASELFAKILADEPFSLPAGGDGEGATADPTAVPETSDAATAEPLDELDLRGQTAADSTCSIAQ